In the genome of Hymenobacter taeanensis, one region contains:
- a CDS encoding FtsX-like permease family protein encodes MNVPLLIARRYFLSKKKRNIISIISNISMIGVAVGTMALIIVLSVFNGLEDLVRSLYGKSDPDLVVTAVQGKSFMLEAPLMTRLTTTPGVSLVTQVIEDNALLQYHDRQMVVKMKGVSANYHYQSNIDSAIVDGDHRLHHDGADYALLGAGVQHELSITLNNRFSPMRLLYPNNTGKKTLSMNPETAFNEQSILAGGIFLIEQHIDDSYVFVPLEFAQNLLKYGNRRTALEVKVAPGFSVEDVKVALKKQLGSPFKVLDSDEQHVSLLKAIKVEKMFVFITFAFILLIASLNIFFSLSMLVIDKRKDIAVLMAMGASTRTVRNIFLLEGAIVALVGAITGLVLGVSICWAQQTFGLVSMGMATSVVDSYPVKMQSSDIFLTAIAIIIITIAVSIRPALNASHLDVRENL; translated from the coding sequence GTGAACGTACCATTGCTCATTGCCCGGCGTTATTTTCTCTCGAAGAAGAAGCGCAACATCATCAGCATCATCTCTAACATCTCCATGATTGGCGTGGCGGTGGGAACGATGGCGCTGATCATCGTGCTGTCCGTGTTTAATGGGCTGGAAGATTTGGTGCGCAGCCTCTACGGCAAATCAGACCCCGACCTGGTTGTTACCGCCGTGCAGGGTAAGTCCTTTATGCTGGAGGCGCCCCTGATGACGCGCCTTACCACTACCCCCGGCGTATCCCTCGTGACCCAGGTAATTGAGGACAACGCCCTGCTGCAGTATCATGACCGCCAGATGGTGGTGAAGATGAAGGGTGTATCTGCTAATTACCACTACCAAAGCAACATCGACTCGGCCATTGTGGACGGCGACCATCGCCTCCACCACGACGGTGCCGATTATGCCTTGCTGGGGGCCGGCGTGCAGCACGAGCTCAGCATCACGCTCAACAACCGCTTCTCTCCCATGCGGCTGCTTTACCCCAACAACACTGGCAAGAAAACGCTTTCCATGAACCCCGAAACGGCGTTCAACGAGCAAAGCATTCTGGCAGGCGGCATATTCCTGATTGAGCAGCACATCGACGACAGCTATGTGTTTGTGCCGCTGGAGTTTGCCCAAAACCTGCTGAAGTACGGCAACCGCCGCACGGCCCTGGAGGTGAAAGTAGCGCCTGGTTTCTCCGTAGAAGACGTGAAAGTTGCCTTGAAAAAGCAGTTAGGCAGCCCCTTTAAAGTGCTGGACTCCGATGAGCAGCATGTGAGCCTGCTCAAGGCTATTAAGGTGGAGAAGATGTTTGTGTTTATCACCTTCGCCTTTATCCTGCTCATTGCTTCCCTCAATATCTTCTTCTCGCTCTCCATGCTGGTCATTGACAAGCGGAAGGACATTGCTGTGCTTATGGCCATGGGAGCCAGCACCAGAACGGTGCGTAACATATTTTTGCTGGAGGGCGCCATTGTGGCCCTGGTTGGCGCTATCACTGGCCTAGTACTGGGGGTAAGCATCTGCTGGGCCCAGCAAACCTTTGGGCTTGTGAGTATGGGCATGGCAACCAGCGTGGTAGACTCTTACCCAGTGAAGATGCAGTCATCAGATATCTTCCTGACGGCCATAGCCATCATTATTATTAC